One stretch of Fictibacillus sp. b24 DNA includes these proteins:
- a CDS encoding aldehyde dehydrogenase family protein — protein sequence MKNVLVAKHPATGETIDQWLETEEMQVPEMYEKSSAAFQFWSTRSLETRLSFIKKIKQHLLENMDEIVDEICSATGKVKTEALTADLMPVIDIIQHYEKRAPKILKRKRVSTPLLFVGKSSYVDYFPLGTVLVISPWNYPFQLSMTPVISALIAGNSVILKPSEVTPTIGLLIEKIAREVNLPKNVLQVAHGGKELGQALVSGTPDSIFFTGSVETGRKIGVEASKRFIPYTLELGGKDPMIVFEDAAIKRAVNGAVWGAFTNAGQVCMSLERVYVQQGISGEFIDRLVEETKKLKMGEDIGSLTFPHQKEIIRNHVLDALEKGALLLTGKHPDHWGDSMYIEPMILTNITEDMKVVTEETFGPVMPVITFLKEEEVIEKANSTEFGLNASVWTKDSAKANRVTSKLVTGSAVINDVLVSVANPHLPFGGVKSSGTGRYHGDEGLYTFSRQMSVMKDTGIKQREINWYPYEHKYGKVRTLIKAYFSNKKQLAALMRSRIKQLGKK from the coding sequence TGGCTGGAGACAGAAGAAATGCAGGTCCCGGAAATGTACGAAAAATCGTCAGCTGCGTTTCAATTTTGGTCCACTCGCTCATTGGAAACACGACTGTCTTTTATAAAGAAAATTAAGCAACACCTTTTAGAAAACATGGACGAGATCGTGGATGAAATATGTTCAGCGACAGGTAAGGTTAAAACGGAAGCTCTGACTGCTGATTTAATGCCCGTTATTGATATCATCCAGCATTATGAGAAGCGCGCACCAAAAATATTAAAGCGCAAAAGAGTGTCAACACCGCTTCTGTTTGTCGGGAAATCTTCTTATGTGGATTATTTTCCTCTAGGAACGGTGTTAGTTATCTCGCCATGGAACTACCCATTTCAGCTTTCGATGACACCTGTTATCTCAGCTTTAATCGCGGGTAACTCAGTCATTTTAAAGCCGTCTGAAGTAACCCCGACAATAGGGCTTTTAATTGAAAAAATTGCGAGGGAAGTTAATCTTCCTAAGAATGTTCTGCAGGTGGCCCATGGCGGAAAAGAGTTGGGACAGGCACTTGTTTCAGGGACACCTGACAGCATATTCTTTACAGGATCTGTTGAGACAGGGCGTAAGATCGGAGTAGAAGCGAGCAAGCGGTTTATTCCATATACGCTAGAACTAGGCGGCAAGGACCCTATGATCGTATTTGAAGATGCCGCAATAAAACGGGCGGTAAACGGCGCAGTTTGGGGTGCGTTTACGAATGCTGGGCAGGTTTGTATGTCTCTTGAACGGGTATATGTGCAGCAAGGCATTTCAGGAGAATTTATTGACAGACTTGTTGAAGAAACGAAGAAACTCAAAATGGGTGAAGACATAGGTTCTTTAACCTTTCCGCATCAAAAAGAGATCATTAGAAATCATGTGTTAGATGCGCTTGAAAAAGGTGCTCTATTGCTAACCGGGAAGCATCCTGATCATTGGGGAGATAGCATGTATATCGAGCCAATGATTCTAACGAATATCACTGAAGATATGAAGGTTGTGACTGAAGAAACCTTTGGCCCTGTTATGCCAGTGATCACATTCTTAAAAGAAGAAGAGGTAATTGAAAAAGCGAACTCCACAGAGTTTGGTTTGAATGCGAGTGTTTGGACGAAGGATTCAGCAAAAGCTAATCGAGTAACATCAAAACTGGTTACAGGCAGTGCGGTCATCAATGATGTATTAGTATCTGTTGCAAATCCACACTTGCCGTTTGGCGGGGTGAAAAGCAGTGGAACAGGCAGATATCATGGGGATGAAGGGCTTTACACATTTTCGCGTCAAATGTCAGTAATGAAGGATACAGGAATTAAGCAACGAGAAATCAATTGGTATCCGTATGAGCATAAATACGGGAAAGTAAGAACGCTAATTAAAGCATACTTTTCAAATAAAAAACAGTTAGCTGCCCTTATGCGTTCACGTATAAAGCAGCTTGGGAAAAAATAA
- a CDS encoding ArsR/SmtB family transcription factor, producing MMSNEYAVEMFRKTIPLFQALGDPVRQDLVLLLAETDKMNVTDIASQSPMSRPTVSHHLKILREAGLVGTEKKGKEIFYFLTLDQTVVQLKQLISIIEDECIL from the coding sequence ATGATGTCAAACGAATATGCCGTAGAAATGTTTAGAAAAACAATCCCTTTGTTTCAAGCACTAGGTGACCCTGTCCGGCAAGATCTTGTTTTGCTGTTAGCTGAAACAGATAAAATGAATGTCACAGACATAGCTAGTCAATCTCCTATGTCCCGTCCAACAGTTTCCCACCATCTAAAAATTTTGCGTGAAGCAGGACTAGTTGGAACTGAAAAAAAAGGCAAAGAGATCTTTTATTTTTTAACGCTTGATCAAACCGTTGTACAGCTTAAACAGTTGATCAGCATTATTGAAGATGAATGTATTCTTTAG
- a CDS encoding transporter substrate-binding domain-containing protein, with translation MKKTFKFLSALALSAVLLSACGTSDQSQNTGSDADKKELTIGTEATYPPFSYRDKKTNEITGYDVEVAKEVAKRLDMKPKFVATEWKNMFTSLDSKRFDLVANQVTVTDERKQKYDFSTPYTVSGGQVIVNKDNKDIKGIEDLKGKVVGTTQGSNYAAEAEKAGAKTKFYKGAAQVLTDLDVNRVDAAMNDQLFILTELKKTDYNVKAVGEPFNKNEMAFAFRKDDKKLREDVDKALEEMKKDGTLKKLSEKYFGEDVSE, from the coding sequence TTGAAAAAGACATTTAAATTTCTGTCAGCACTCGCCCTATCGGCTGTTCTGCTATCCGCTTGCGGAACATCTGATCAATCTCAAAATACAGGTTCAGATGCAGATAAAAAAGAACTAACAATCGGTACGGAAGCTACATATCCCCCATTCTCATACCGTGATAAAAAAACAAATGAAATCACGGGTTATGACGTAGAAGTTGCGAAAGAAGTAGCGAAACGTCTTGATATGAAACCTAAGTTCGTAGCTACCGAATGGAAAAACATGTTTACTTCACTTGATTCTAAACGCTTTGATCTAGTAGCAAACCAAGTAACCGTTACAGATGAAAGAAAACAAAAGTACGATTTTTCAACGCCTTACACTGTTTCTGGCGGACAAGTAATCGTTAATAAAGACAATAAAGACATAAAAGGTATTGAAGACCTTAAAGGCAAAGTTGTTGGTACTACACAAGGAAGCAACTATGCGGCCGAAGCTGAAAAAGCCGGTGCAAAAACAAAGTTCTATAAAGGGGCTGCACAAGTTTTAACAGACCTTGATGTGAACCGCGTTGATGCTGCTATGAACGATCAGCTTTTTATTCTTACTGAGTTAAAGAAAACAGACTACAACGTTAAAGCAGTTGGCGAACCTTTCAACAAAAACGAAATGGCATTCGCATTCCGAAAAGATGATAAGAAACTTAGAGAAGACGTAGACAAAGCGCTTGAAGAAATGAAAAAAGACGGCACGTTGAAAAAACTCTCTGAAAAATACTTTGGAGAAGACGTAAGTGAATAA
- a CDS encoding alpha/beta-type small acid-soluble spore protein, translating to MARRNKLVVPGAQQAIDQMKYEIASEFGVTLGPDTTARANGSVGGEMTKRLVAMGQQQLSSGNR from the coding sequence ATGGCAAGAAGAAACAAATTGGTAGTCCCAGGAGCGCAGCAGGCAATCGATCAAATGAAATATGAGATCGCATCTGAGTTCGGTGTTACACTTGGCCCAGATACGACTGCACGTGCGAATGGCTCGGTTGGCGGGGAAATGACAAAACGTTTGGTAGCGATGGGACAGCAGCAATTAAGCAGCGGAAATCGCTAA
- a CDS encoding amino acid ABC transporter permease, producing MNNLSEILINSLPYLLEGAVFTVVISLVSILGALIFGLVIALCRMSSNKFLSGFAKGYISFFRGTPLLIQLLILYNGFTFIYVPEGWQAALAGLILHFSAYIAESYRGAIQSIEKGQWEAAFSLGMNKYLTYKEVILPQAWRISIPSVWNSLIDIVKASSLASVITVPELTLMADQISASQLIVLPVLLEAAVLYWILTSLLDGLRVLIEKRIRLSQ from the coding sequence GTGAATAACTTATCAGAAATACTGATCAACTCCCTCCCCTATCTTTTGGAGGGAGCTGTTTTTACTGTTGTTATCAGCCTTGTTTCTATATTAGGAGCGCTAATTTTCGGACTGGTTATTGCGCTATGCAGAATGTCATCGAATAAATTTTTATCGGGGTTTGCAAAGGGGTATATATCTTTCTTTAGAGGTACGCCATTATTAATTCAATTATTGATCCTTTATAACGGTTTTACTTTTATTTATGTACCAGAAGGATGGCAGGCCGCTCTCGCTGGACTCATTCTTCATTTTAGCGCTTATATCGCAGAATCTTATCGAGGAGCTATTCAATCGATTGAAAAAGGACAATGGGAAGCTGCTTTTTCTTTAGGAATGAACAAGTATCTTACGTATAAAGAAGTAATACTTCCTCAAGCATGGAGAATTTCGATTCCATCTGTTTGGAACTCACTGATCGATATTGTAAAAGCATCGTCATTAGCTTCTGTCATTACCGTACCAGAACTGACATTGATGGCCGACCAGATAAGTGCTTCACAGCTGATCGTCCTACCCGTTTTATTAGAAGCCGCAGTCCTGTACTGGATTTTAACCTCTTTACTTGACGGTCTTAGGGTATTAATTGAAAAACGAATCAGATTGAGCCAATAA